GAGAGACAGGTGATTACGCGAGATGGATCTGTTTGATTTGTAGATTTAAAAATCAGGAATTGGGCCGTTCGGGTTGTTTTATATTGGGGATAATTACAGCAAATATTAGCTAACGCCTACTGTAAGGTTTTAAGTTCCAGTTCTTATTTTCTTTAGCAACTGTGAAAAGACATATTGATTGGCAATTTACAACAATGTACAAAACTTATTAAAACAACCAATTTACTTACTTGAGAAGCCACAACTCGATTATCATCAGCAGATAATAGAACTCGTATAGCATCATAGAGACTAGAAATAGTCTCATTCTTCGGTTCTTTTAATAATGTGATCATTAGCTCATCAACTTTCAGGTCCATGAATAATTCCTTAAGGACCTCATTACCAGTTGCAGCTACAGCAATAACTGAAAAACCACTACTCAACATTGTAACATTATCAGTTCCATCATTTAGAATGCGCATCACAACCTCTGGTCCATAGCTATTTCGAAATATTTCAGTACACTGAAGATCTGCAAACAAAAGATTTACACGTCAATTTGAAGCTCTAATCAAAATAAGATTCGTTTTCATGTCATACCACCTTCATTATGACATTCAATGTCATGCAACTATATCATTTCCAGGTCTCCGACACTTTTTATGTACATATATATTGTTGATGAGCACATATTGCAACATCATGCAAGTATGATAAGTACATTAAAGGTTACGAATCCCCTGCATATTAATCATAAAGAGATATATCACATGCTTGTCATTCTATCAGTCATGTTcattatcaaaaacaatatgtTACCAACACTCACCATGACTCCTTTCTAGACGCTTCAAAATACTCTGCAGTAAATAGCTTATCTCTTATCCAAGTTTTCTTCATACTGTAAATATACCTCTAAAATAACTTCATTTCCATTATAGTATGTCCTAATCACGCATATTTTCAATTTCAGACTAAATAAGAAAAATCGAGACAAAACCTCGTGCAAAATAATGTAGCCCAAATAAATTCAATTCCATTATAGTACTTATGTCCTAATCACGCATATCTTCATTTTCAGACTAAATAAGAAAAATCGAGACACAACTTTGCGCAAAATAACGTAGCCTATAGTCAACACTCAATATCGAATCCAATAACTTCTTGATGCTACCTCACGACAACAATAACAACATTGATCAATGATGCAACGCGATGAATTTTCCTAAATCCCATATCCTAATAACCTAAAACATTTCCGCAAGTATTAACCAACAATACGCACAAAAACATATAAAACACAATACAGTTTCCAAACAATACGATAAGTAATACTTTACCATGAAGTAAATAAGCCAAAGCATTCAAACACGAAACCAAGCCCCTTCCGCAACCACTAGGAACTCTCGAACAAATCAAACATACCAACTCCAATCCACCATTTCTAGTAGCAATCGCAGCATTCCCCGATCCCTCAACACCACACAACTCCGTCAATTCATTTAAAACTCCAATCACTTCCTCCAAATCAAAATCActcttaattttaaaattatcgcAACTCGAATCGATTtcaaattgttttaatttattcAAACACTCGATCACTGGATTACTCTCCCCCGGAACACAAGTAACAATACCTACAATATGTAAATAAATAGACACAATTACACACAGATCAGTTCAAAAGTAGCTGAATAGTTCAAAATCAGgatgtgtgtgtatatgtatgtaCCAGAGAGATCGACGCCTTGAAGAGTGAGAGTCTCGATAGCGTCTTGTAGTGCTTCGGTGGGGTCCATTCCGAGATCTTCGATGTTTTCTCTAACTGTATCGTTGAAAGTTTGTTGTGAAATTGTACGGACGGGGCCTGTTACTTGTGGACCTCCcatctctctctatctctctctctccctaTCTCCCTCAAATCTCTCTTccctatctctctctctctctcctcacTCCCTATCTCTCTCAAATCTATCTCTCTCCCTCCCACTATCTCTCTCAAATCTCTCACTCTTTCTATCTCTCTCTGTTTAAACAGAGAAATGAACAGAGTCAGAGACGAGAGAGACAGGTGATTGCGCGAGATGGATCTGTTTGATTTGTAGATTTAAAAATCAGGAATTGGGCCGTTCGGGTTGTTTTATATTGGGGATAATTACAGCAAATATTAGCTAACGCCTACTGTAAGGTTTTAAGTTCCAGTTCTTATTTTCTTTAGCAACTGTGAAAAGACATATTGATTGGCAATTTACAACAATGTACAAAACTTATTAAAACAACCAATTTACTTACTTGAGAAGCCACAACTCGATTATCATCAGCAGATAATAGAACTCGTATAGCATCATAGAGACTAGAAATAGTCTCATTCTTCGGTTCTTTTAATAATGTGATCATTAGCTCATCAACTTTCAGGTCCATGAATAATTCCTTAAGGACCTCATTACCAGTTGCAGCTACAGCAATAACTGAAAAACCACTACTCAACATTGTAACATTATCAGTTCCATCATTTAGAATGCGCATCACAACCTCTGGTCCATAGCTATTTCGAAATATTTCAGTACACTGAAGATCTGCAAACAAAAGATTTACACGTCAATTTGAAGCTCTAATCAAAATAAGATTCGTTTTCATGTCATACCACCTTCATTATGACATTCAATGTCATGCAACTATATCATTTCCAGGTCTCCGACACTTTTTATGTACATATATATTGTTGATGAGCACATATTGCAACATCATGCAAGTATGATAAGTACATTAAAGGTTACGAATCCCCTGCATATTAATCATAAAGAGATATATCACATGCTTGTCATTCTATCAGTCATGTTcattatcaaaaacaatatgtTACCAACACTCACCATGACTCCTTTCTAGACGCTTCAAAATACTCTGCAGTAAATAGCTTATCTCTTATCCAAGTTTTCTTCATACTGTAAATATACCTCTAAAATAACTTCATTTCCATTATAGTATGTCCTAATCACGCATATTTTCAATTTCAGACTAAATAAGAAAAATCGAGACAAAACCTCGTGCAAAATAATGTAGCCCAAATAAATTCAATTCCATTATAGTACTTATGTCCTAATCACGCATATCTTCATTTTCAGACTAAATAAGAAAAATCGAGACACAACTTTGCGCAAAATAATGTAGCCTATAGTCAACACTCAATATCGAATCCAATAACTTCTTGATGCTACCTCACGACAACAATAACAACATTGATCAATAATGCAACGCGATGAATTTTCCTAAATCCCATATCCTAATAACCTAAAACATTTCCGCAAGTATTAACCAACAATACGCACAAAAACATATAAAACACAATACAGTTTCCAAACAATACGATAAGTAATACTTTACCATGAAGTAAATAAGCCAAAGCATTCAAACACGAAACCAAGCCCCTTCCGCAACCACTAGGAACTCTCGAACAAATCAAACATACCAACTCCAATCCACCATTTCTAGTAGCAATCGCAGCATTCCCCGATCCCTCAACACCACACAACTCCGTCAATTCATTTAAAACTCCAATCACTTCCTCCAAATCAAAATCActcttaattttaaaattatcgcAACTCGAATCGATTTCAAACTGTTTTAATTTATTCAAACACTCGATCACTGGATTACTCTCCCCCGGAACACAAGTAACAATACCTACAATATGTAAATAAATAGACACAATTACACACAGATCAGTTCAAAAGTAGCTGAATAGTTCAAAATCagtatgtgtgtgtatatgtatgtaCCAGAGAGATCGACGCCTTGAAGAGTGAGAGTCTCGATAGCGTCTTGTAGTGCTTCGGTGGGGTCCATTCCGAGATCTTCGATGTTTTCTCTAACTGTATCGTTGAAAGTTTGTTGTGAAATTGTACGGACGGGGCCTGTTACTTGTGGACCTCCcatctctctctatctctctctctctcccgaTCTCCCTCAAATCTCTCTTccctatctctctctctctcctcactccctatctctctcaaatctctctctctccctcccacTATCTCTCTCAAATCTCTCACTCTTTCTATCTCTCTCTGTTTAAACAGAGAAATGAACAGAGTCAGAGACGAGAGAGACAGGTGATTGCGCGAGATGGATCTGTTTGATTTGTAGATTTAAAAATCAGGAATTGGGCCGTTCGGGTTGTTTTATATTGGGGATAATTACAGCAAATATTAGCTAACGCCTACTGTAAGGTTTTAAGTTCCAGTTCTTATTTTCTTTAGCAACTGTGAAAAGACATATTGATTGGCAATTTACAACAATGTACAAAACTTATTAAAACAACCAATTTACTTACTTGAGAAGCCACAACTCGATTATCATCAGCAGATAATAGAACTCGTATAGCATCATAGAGACTAGAAATAGTCTCATTCTTCGGTTCTTTTAATAATGTGATCATTAGCTCATCAACTTTCAGGTCCATGAATAATTCCTTAAGGACCTCATTACCAGTTGCAGCTACAGCAATAACTGAAAAACCACTACTCAACATTGTAACATTATCAGTTCCATCATTTAGAATGCGCATCACAACCTCTGGTCCATAGCTATTTCGAAATATTTCAGTACACTGAAGATCTGCAAACAAAAGATTTACACGTCAATTTGAAGCTCTAATCAAAATAAGATTCGTTTTCATGTCATACCACCTTCATTATGACATTCAATGTCATGCAACTATATCATTTCCAGGTCTCCGACACTTTTTATGTACATATATATTGTTGATGAGCACATATTGCAACATCATGCAAGTATGATAAGTACATTAAAGGTTACGAATCCCCTGCATATTAATCATAAAGAGATATATCACATGCTTGTCATTCTATCAGTCATGTTcattatcaaaaacaatatgtTACCAACACTCACCATGACTCCTTTCTAGACGCTTCAAAATACTCTGCAGTAAATAGCTTATCTCTTATCCAAGTTTTCTTCATACTGTAAATATACCTCTAAAATAACTTCATTTCCATTATAGTATGTCCTAATCACGCATATTTTCAATTTCAGACTAAATAAGAAAAATCGAGACAAAACCTCGTGCAAAATAATGTAGCCCAAATAAATTCAATTCCATTATAGTACTTATGTCCTAATCACGCATATCTTCATTTTCAGACTAAATAAGAAAAATCGAGACACAACTTTGCGCAAAATAATGTAGCCTATAGTCAACACTCAATATCGAATCCAATAACTTCTTGATGCTACCTCACGACAACAATAACAACATTGATCAATAATGCAACGCGATGAATTTTCCTAAATCCCATATCCTAATAACCTAAAACATTTCCGCAAGTATTAACCAACAATACGCACAAAAACATATAAAACACAATACAGTTTCCAAACAATACGATAAGTAATACTTTACCATGAAGTAAATAAGCCAAAGCATTCAAACACGAAACCAAGCCCCTTCCGCAACCACTAGGAACTCTCGAACAAATCAAACATACCAACTCCAATCCACCATTTCTAGTAGCAATCGCAGCATTCCCCGATCCCTCAACACCACACAACTCCGTCAATTCATTTAAAACTCCAATCACTTCCTCCAAATCAAAATCActcttaattttaaaattatcgcAACTCGAATCGATTTCAAACTGTTTTAATTTATTCAAACACTCGATCACTGGATTACTCTCCCCCGGAACATAAGTAACAATACCTACAATATGTAAATAAATAGACACAATTACACACAGATCAGTTCAAAAGTAGCTGAATAGTTCAAAATCAGgatgtgtgtgtatatgtatgtaCCAGAGAGATCGACGCCTTGAAGAGTGAGAGTCTCGATAGCGTCTTGTAGTGCTTCGGTGGGGTCCATTCCGAGATCTTCGATGTTTTCTCTAACTGTA
This DNA window, taken from Apium graveolens cultivar Ventura unplaced genomic scaffold, ASM990537v1 ctg3577, whole genome shotgun sequence, encodes the following:
- the LOC141701201 gene encoding uncharacterized protein LOC141701201 isoform X5; translated protein: MGGPQVTGPVRTISQQTFNDTVRENIEDLGMDPTEALQDAIETLTLQGVDLSGIVTCVPGESNPVIECLNKLKQFEIDSSCDNFKIKSDFDLEEVIGVLNELTELCGVEGSGNAAIATRNGGLELVCLICSRVPSGCGRGLVSCLNALAYLLHDLQCTEIFRNSYGPEVVMRILNDGTDNVTMLSSGFSVIAVAATGNEVLKELFMDLKVDELMITLLKEPKNETISSLYDAIRVLLSADDNRVVASQIHLA
- the LOC141701201 gene encoding uncharacterized protein LOC141701201 isoform X2, which produces MGGPQVTGPVRTISQQTFNDTVRENIEDLGMDPTEALQDAIETLTLQGVDLSGIVTCVPGESNPVIECLNKLKQFEIDSSCDNFKIKSDFDLEEVIGVLNELTELCGVEGSGNAAIATRNGGLELVCLICSRVPSGCGRGLVSCLNALAYLLHDLQCTEIFRNSYGPEVVMRILNDGTDNVTMLSSGFSVIAVAATGNEVLKELFMDLKVDELMITLLKEPKNETISSLYDAIRVLLSADDNRVVASQVSKLVVLISFVHCCKLPINMSFHSC
- the LOC141701201 gene encoding uncharacterized protein LOC141701201 isoform X4 — protein: MGGPQVTGPVRTISQQTFNDTVRENIEDLGMDPTEALQDAIETLTLQGVDLSGIVTCVPGESNPVIECLNKLKQFEIDSSCDNFKIKSDFDLEEVIGVLNELTELCGVEGSGNAAIATRNGGLELVCLICSRVPSGCGRGLVSCLNALAYLLHDLQCTEIFRNSYGPEVVMRILNDGTDNVTMLSSGFSVIAVAATGNEVLKELFMDLKVDELMITLLKEPKNETISSLYDAIRVLLSADDNRVVASQIFSVLKYFEIAMDQRL
- the LOC141701201 gene encoding uncharacterized protein LOC141701201 isoform X3, producing the protein MGGPQVTGPVRTISQQTFNDTVRENIEDLGMDPTEALQDAIETLTLQGVDLSGIVTCVPGESNPVIECLNKLKQFEIDSSCDNFKIKSDFDLEEVIGVLNELTELCGVEGSGNAAIATRNGGLELVCLICSRVPSGCGRGLVSCLNALAYLLHDLQCTEIFRNSYGPEVVMRILNDGTDNVTMLSSGFSVIAVAATGNEVLKELFMDLKVDELMITLLKEPKNETISSLYDAIRVLLSADDNRVVASQIHLAQSPVSLVSDSVHFSV
- the LOC141701201 gene encoding uncharacterized protein LOC141701201 isoform X1; the encoded protein is MGGPQVTGPVRTISQQTFNDTVRENIEDLGMDPTEALQDAIETLTLQGVDLSGIVTCVPGESNPVIECLNKLKQFEIDSSCDNFKIKSDFDLEEVIGVLNELTELCGVEGSGNAAIATRNGGLELVCLICSRVPSGCGRGLVSCLNALAYLLHDLQCTEIFRNSYGPEVVMRILNDGTDNVTMLSSGFSVIAVAATGNEVLKELFMDLKVDELMITLLKEPKNETISSLYDAIRVLLSADDNRVVASQVSKLVVLISFVHCCKLPINMSFHSC
- the LOC141701202 gene encoding uncharacterized protein LOC141701202 isoform X2 produces the protein MGGPQVTGPVRTISQQTFNDTVRENIEDLGMDPTEALQDAIETLTLQGVDLSGIVTYVPGESNPVIECLNKLKQFEIDSSCDNFKIKSDFDLEEVIGVLNELTELCGVEGSGNAAIATRNGGLELVCLICSRVPSGCGRGLVSCLNALAYLLHDLQCTEIFRNSYGPEVVMRILNDGTDNVTMLSSGFSVIAVAATGNEVLKELFMDLKVDELMITLLKEPKNETISSLYDAIRVLLSADDNRVVASQIHLAQSPVSLVSDSVHFSV
- the LOC141701202 gene encoding uncharacterized protein LOC141701202 isoform X1, which gives rise to MGGPQVTGPVRTISQQTFNDTVRENIEDLGMDPTEALQDAIETLTLQGVDLSGIVTYVPGESNPVIECLNKLKQFEIDSSCDNFKIKSDFDLEEVIGVLNELTELCGVEGSGNAAIATRNGGLELVCLICSRVPSGCGRGLVSCLNALAYLLHDLQCTEIFRNSYGPEVVMRILNDGTDNVTMLSSGFSVIAVAATGNEVLKELFMDLKVDELMITLLKEPKNETISSLYDAIRVLLSADDNRVVASQVSKLVVLISFVHCCKLPINMSFHSC